GGATGAGAATACCTCTTTGACCAGCAGGGTAGAACTCATCAGAGGACCATGGATTTTGTGATGAAACAAGCTTTAGGGGGTAAGTGATCTTTCCTAAAACCTTAGTCCATCTGCTTCTAATTAACTGATTATGCTAGGATTAGTATAGTCTCTCACAAGTTTAAGGGCAGCTGTTAAAATAAGgcatgaggctttattcacacgagcgttttcatGCAGCTATGTAGACTCGTTTTCCAGCCCGGACGAAAAGCAACTATGCCGAGCATCTAGGAGTAAATCAGAATAAAGGCGTTGCCTGAATAAGGCTGAGTTCCCACCTATAAGTTGTGGCTGGCCATTGTTTTCATGCTCCAGCTAGACACAACTGATGCTGTTTTGGTGCACTTTTTATATTGGTGCGACATCCATAGCCAGACATAGTCAGACAGAAAAACTCATGCTATGTTGTTCTGTCGGGTGTAGTTAAGTATTCAACATCAAATCTGCTGGATATCATGAACTGTCCCATAGAAAATTATGGGATCAGTGCTGGCAACAGGTTTCTCTTCAGCATTATACTACAATGCCAGAGGGAAAAAATAGTGAGAGAGCCAGACATATGAGAACCTGGCCTAAGACATCACCTTTGTATACAGTCAGGAGACAACTAAatacaccctctttgaattctatagTTTTACATATCAGGACCTAGTGAAAAATCAATTAGGTTAATACAACCTGAGATGAAAAACTACACATAACAAATTACAATGTgtcattatttaacaaaaactatcCCAAAATGTATAAGTAGTGTGTGAAAAATAAAGTACACGCttaatgcttctataggaattaATGGCCTTGATTAATTGATATTAGCAAGTGTGACTACCTCTATAAAAGGCAGAAGTCTTGGTAGTTTGCTGTTATGGAGTATTCAGGCATGTGTTAACTAAATGTCAAGGAGGAAAGACATTAGCAATGATCTTAAAGAAGCAATTGTTACGGCCTTTCAATTTGATTATAACTAAGGCCATTTCCAAAGACTTTGGAGATCATCATTCTTCATTGAGAAAGATTATTCATAAGTAGAAAACTTTCAAGATGGCTGACAAATGACAATCTTTCCAGGAGTGGTTGTTCCAGCAAATTCACCCCAAGGTCAGACCACACAATGCTCAGAGAAATTACAAAAGAAAGGGCAAGAGTTACATCTCAGACTCTAGAGGTCTCAGTCAGCATGTTATATGTTGAAGCACCTTGCAGTCAATCATGAACTCctttatataacaaagtattcaAGAGTCAAATGTGAAGCCATCTATCCAAAAGCTAAAACTTGGCTGAAGCTGGGTcatccaacaggacaatgatcccaagcgcGCCAGCCAATCTACATCAAAATAGCTGGAGAAAAATAGTATCAAGATGCTGCAATGGCCCAGtcaaagtccagacctcaacccaattgaaatgctgtggtGGGCCCTTAAGAGAGTTGCGCATAAGCTATTGTCCACAAACCTCAATAAACGGAAGCACTGTTATAGAGAAGAGTGGgctaaaatgactgcagaatgaTGTGAGAGACCgataaagtcatacagaaaatgaTACTTCAAATCATTGCTGCTAAAGGTGGTTCTACAAACTGCTGCTTCAtggagtgagggctcagtcacacgggtgactgagccctgacactGTACCCTCTCGTGTATATCATTCAGTGTTGCATTGTATTTGCAGAGTACATAGAAGTAAAAGAGTAATGTGCACAAACCAACGGCACCATGGGACAGTTACAGTATAAATTAATAAACTATATTTGCCCCCTTCAACCTGCTTTATTGCCAATGTAGTGTTATATATAATGATAAATGTATATATCTAAGACTTGAGATGTGTAGACATTGCTGATATCAGTACCAGAAATATAGATATAATAGAGCATTTCATTCCTAGTAATAAACTTATTTGACTTTGCAATATTTCCTGCATTTTGCTGTcattttgtatttcccattgtatGCAGGGGCAACAAAGGATATGGGGAAGATgcttggaggggaggaggagaaagatccAGATGctcaaaagaaagaagaagaaagacagGAAGCTCTGCGTCaacaagaggaggagagaaaggccAAACATGCCAGGATGGAAGCAGAAAGGGAGAAGGTCCGGCAACAAATAAGAGATAAGGTGCTTCCTTTACATCCTATTTAGATTGTATAATTATGTATAATGTCTGGCAGTCCTGGCAATGTTTGGACGGTATGTGTTTAACCACCTGCCTCCAAAGTCAGGACAGTTTTTGCTTATGTGACCAAGCCCAATCTGTCAAATCTGAGATGcttcactttatgtggtaataacctTTAAATGCTATTaattattcaagtgattctgagattgttttttgtgacacattttactttatatccaTGGTAAATTTTGTTTGGTATGTTTTGCGTTTATTTAGAAAAAATTCAAaatttagagattttttttttaatttgcattttTCAATATTTGGCATTTTCTATTTGTAAGACAGATAGTCATATCacataaaaaggtaataaataaCATTCGCCATTTACCCACATTatgtcagcattagagatgagcgagcatactcgttaagggacaatactcgagcgagtatcgtccttttcgagtacctgcctgctcgttagaaaagattcgggtgccagtgggggcggcgggggagagcgggggggggggggaacaatgaggggagatctctctccttccccctcgctcccccctgctcactcccgcaacccaccgcttacccccgctggcagccgaatattttctgacgagcaggcaggtacttgaaaaggacgatacttgctcaAGTATTGTCCCTTACtgagtatgctggctcatctctagtcagcatcattttttttaactttcctttcTTATGGGATGAGCTGCCTGACTTCTAAGTGCTTTGTCAGGGCCATCACATGCATAGAGGCCATGCTGATTGGTCTCCTGGCAAAGCGTTATGATCTGAGCTGTCATTAGACTCTCAGATCACAGAGCTCCTGCACAGCAGGGAAGCTCTAGTGGGATTCTCTACAAGGACCTTTTAAGAATACCTGCAGAGAGAGATAAGGACTGTCTAGACATTCATAGTCTATGGGCGGTCCTGAAATGATTAAAGTAGGAAGAAGAAAGGAGAATACGAACTTTGCCACCTTGTCTTTCTACTGTAGCGTGAAGGGTTTTGCTAGAAGGATTTGTGCAAGGAATTTGCCTCCAAGAAGCTGAAGCATGAGTTAAGTAAGTTCATACTACACTTTCTgagattttatttttcaaaatgaaGATTAGGAGAGGTAATCTTAAAAATTACCCTATGATCATGGGACAGCTTCAGGAGGCAGCTATCCTCTGGTAAAACTAGATCTCATCTCATCATAATCTCATAGACTATCACTCGTGCCCAAGCATGATTACCTTCCAAGTATGGGGTCTGACTATAGAGACCTGTTCTTGATCCGCAGGTTCTTTCGCATTGGGACAGTGGTTTCCAAGTGGAAGATGGTCCTGACAAGGGTTGACTTGATGTGCTTTCCTCTTGATAAGTTTATCCCTTTTACCCTCCATTCATGACTCTTCGAAATTCACAGCACTGTTGGTAACAGCTGACCCCCAAATTGAGCACTCGTGGGCAGGGGTTTAAACACATGAACTTGACATTATGGGAGAAAACAAAACCACTCATTTCAATTTATTTCAGTGGTTTAatttccactattgggattcCCGCCCGTTTGTTGGACAAGCGAGCAAAGAtgggacttgctctatctttcccaTACATAGTAGTAATTACAtgcggaaaagatagggcagcatCTAACTACCCGCTATTATCTTCAAACTCTTGCGCCATGACGTGGAGTTTGAACGACCGTCAAGGAAAAAAACCCTCATTCATGCACAAGTACGCTCCGTTTTGgcaagcatagttgtgcatacgccATCTAAAACTACCCTTATATGGTCTGTATGAGACTCCATAACATGTGCCACTACATAGAACCAGTGATAGATGTTACATTTATCTACCTATATCAAAGCCTTAACCTGTTTAAATCATTAGTAGGTGTGACAGCTAGATGGACATATAAACATGTTAAAGGCATTAGATTACCCAGTTTTCATATTTTCTATTGCTACTGGTACTGCTTATTGCTTACTGGAACACTAGGATATAATTCAGTTACTGTATCCATCCATCGTTTGCAAATCTAAAGAATATTTATTTGACTTTTAGCAGAATATATATTAAACTGTGCAATAAAATAAGCAAGATTCTAATGCGAGGTTACcacatttagggtggcttcacacgagtgtgtttttgtgcatgcatacgcacgcacgcacgcacaaaaacacgcttctattagaaccaatgcattccctatggtgtgtgcacatgtccgtgttttacaggtgcgacaatggtctgccaacacccctgaattgtttttcagggaagagctttacatataaactcttccctgaaaaacaagaattttagtgtaaaaaaaaatatttacctgtccgccgctgccatgtccccgcagggatgaagaacacatctgctgcatgcggcagttgtttccttcatccccgcgaggaaaaagaattccctgctgcacctaccacatttttcttgcttttcagggaagggcttatatttaaagcccttccctgaaaaacaatcacagGATGCcggctgtggtagggaattctttattccccgcagggatgaagaattcctttcctgcatctgccacagatgtggcaggtgcagcagggaattctttttcctcgcggagatgaaggaaacatctgcttcatgcggcagatgtgttcttcatccccgcggggacacttgtttttcatggaagggcttatatgtaaagccctttcctgaaaaacaattcaggggtgccggcagaccattgccttcatacacgcgtgtttttgcgcttacaaaaacacgctcgtgtgacgcCACCCTTAGTGTATGTTTCCATGGATTGAAAATGGGAGATTTTTCACAATAGAAACCACACAACATAAAATTTACGCCAAATCCACACCACTTTGTGCAAATGCCAAAGAAAGTCAGTTCACCTATGCATGGAGGAATCCCTGGGCATGACTTTTAGCAATGAGCAAAGCAAGTAAACCACAGGATTCCAAAGCCATTTGAATTAAAACTCTTATTTAATGAAATAGCAGTTAAAAGATAAGCATAAATAAACCATGGCATCACTACTGCATTGCCTTGCCCAGATCTGCACATAATGGAACAGACTTAACCCCTTCATTTGAAATCTGCTGCACTAAGAAATCTGCAACATGCTCTGGATTAAAATTCCAGACCGCATGTTCAATCTACTGCAAATTTGGTGTGAAAATTTTCTGCACCACATAGACAAAATTAAAAAGTCTTGCCCATATAGTGTAAATGGTGTGAATTTCTGCTCCATGGACACATACCTTAAGTGACCATTCACACACGACGGAATATTTCGCAAAAGTGAAGCAGAACTGTCCATTACggaattctgcaacaaaatccacatggctaactgcagattttaatgcggaaATGCAAGCAGAATTCTACTATTCTTAATTCCGCATTAAAATCCACATGTTAGCGGTATGGATTTTGGTGCTCAATATTCTGCAATACGgttgcggaatattctgtcccGCATGAAAGGCACCTAAGGATCAGTACATGGTGTCTGTGCGTGATAAAGCACTTGGTTCATATTAAATGATAAAGCATGCGAAAGGAGAAATACATTGCAAAAGGTTACAATAAATAATGGGGTTACTCTGAATAGAAGACTTTTCATTTACAACGTTCATTAGATATTAACTCTTACAGCTGGCTAAGCTCCGTGCCAGGTTACCTAGCTATGACCTTTTCTGTTGTGACTGATGAAATCTGAAAATGACCTTGGTACAGTTCATTCATATCCTACATACTGTAAAACAGTGAAACATTCCGTTACTATGGGAACTAAGTCTTGAAATACTTTAAACTTGTAAAATCAAGAAAAATAAGAAACGCTGCATATCCCTCATGGTTAACTATTTCCAGCTAAGATCATTCTTTACATATACTTTATGAATGATGCAAGTTAAAATGATTCTACTGGGATACCCGGCGATGTGCAATCTATGGCTCACAAGCTCTTAGGAAAATTAGAACTAACAGCATGCTCTGTAGGATTGTCATTTTAGGCGAGTCATGGTAGTTATTGAAATGGTTGTTTGTTGAGGCGCTACAATACCCAGCATATCCTGAGGGCTCCTAGCTGTCAGGATATGCTAGGAGTTCTAGTTTTCCAATTGATGAAGGGTCACATGATTATCAAAGAGGTTACCCATTCATCTGTTGGTAAACTACAATTCCAAGCACATTCGGAGATCTGTATAACTACAAGACATGGTGGTAGTTGCGGTTTTGGAGACTACAACTCCTGGCAGGAACTGAAAATTTGCAGCTGTCACTACATACTGAGAACTGTAGTTGTAGTGTCACAGGTGCTTTATGGAAGTCTTGTTCTGTAGAGGCTCAGAGTCTAGAAGTGATGGGGTTTGTGGTGCATTTAGGACAGTGGAACATTTTCTTAACTTGTTGCTGTGCTGCCTTCTAGCCAGGCGTCTTCTCTTCCCACTCCTAGCCTTTACTGCATTCAGCAGGATGTGAGCGTGCAGCCGATATCAGAAACATGCATAAGCCACTTTTGGCTCCTGAGTTGAAAAGATTAAAACACAAGTATTTTAATCAGCTAATTAAAATGTAACATAACTAACCTTAGATTCTAGTGGTAGCATTTACACTAGCTTGTGGAACTGTCCCTACATAATAATATTGACCTTCCTAAGAGTCGTGTGTATGCCTTTAAATATATTTTGCACTTTATTATTGTCTTGCCTTGAAGGTGGTGGCTAAAGCAGAATACAGTACAGAGAGAGATAGAACAGCCCAGTGATTCAGTTTCTCACAGgtacagccaatcagcattgAGCAGTGGGAGAAGCAAGAGTTTAAAGTTCATGTAGTGTTCTAGAAAGTTTAGAAGAGAGTCCTCAAGGAGCGATGGTGTTTACTGAAAGACAGTACAGACCAGGAAGGTAGCAGGAACTAAAGCTACCACACTCAGGGCCAATGTTGAACTGAATTGTAAAGTTTTGGGCCTACATCAATTGGATGTTGAATTGACAAGTTTCTGAACCAAGTAAACATGAGTTGGAATGTTTCCCCATCTCCTTAGACTCTTTACCAGGGTACGCACCACACTAGGGGGCAGAGACTAGCCTTTTTACCATTACCCCATATTTCACCGTGGTTTAGCAGTTTGTGGAATAACGAGGGTCAAAAGGTGTCTGCAGAAAAGAAATGTTTTCAAATAAATCTATTTTATTTTAAGTagcactacttaaaaaaaaaactttataaatttagtattgctgTAATTGTCATTTTTCTTGTACTTCAAATgctacaaaaacaaaagaaattggTGCAATTGGCAATTTTCCCGTTTTGTCCCGCTCAGAAATATTTAAAATTCTTCAATGCATTATAttatacattaaatggtaccattgaaaaataaaactcatcccacaaaaaaaaaacaagccctcatgtaaatATGTCACTGGAGAAATAAGTTATGATATCTTTGAAATTGGGAATACCAAAATGTGCAAAATGTGATCTGAACGCAGGCGGGTCAATAACCCTTGGGCATGAAAGAGCTACGGAAGGTGACCAACACTGTTTGCTACACACCTCATATATTAACAATTGTTCATTCCCATACCTGCAATGATTACTTTTTTCAAAAGTACTAAACAAGCACTGATCAACATGCTATTATCATTGATTGATGGTCATTACAGAGCGGGAAATCTGCTCACGTATGTAGAAGAAACCTTATTCTATAATAACCTCTGGCATCTATACAAGTTACACTTCATTATTTATATACAGAAGCTTTCCTACCTTCACTGATATATAACTATTTACAAGAGACTCAAGTCAGGCAGAAAATATGGTCCGGGTGCTTCCCAGGAGCGGTTGTGCTCCCTACACTCTCATGAAGTTGGACTGATGATTGATCTAGGTGCATCGATCCCTAGCTGGGGCTTTCAACATCCCTGCGATAGATTCTATGGCCTGATCCTCTGTGGTGGAATTTTCTCTCTGTCCGCATTTGCATGGGAGGAGGTGATCTGGATGGTCACGGTGTAGTTTCACTGACATGAGTAGTGCAATATTTAGtcaataaattatttaaaaacgGATAAGGTACTCCAGACCATCTGAAGTTCCATAAGGGCGTTGGCTCCGGCTGGGGTGATATGGAGTAGACAATTTTATAGCTGCTGATCTACTTATAGTGACTGATAGCAATCACATTTGACAAACAGTGCAGAAAATTGGTTTTATAAGCTGCATGCCGCTTGAGGTCTACCGTGGGGGGCACCAGACTCCCGCCTACTTACAAACTTTCTTACCCTTCCATGATTTATTTTAAGTTTCAATGCAATTCCTTTTCCTGTTAGTATAAAATGTTTTATGCTTCTTATTATGACTTTGCCTGATACTGTCATCTCTATTGTCATGGAAATGCCTCCATAGTTGATGACATAATGAAATAAACGTTGGCCGAAATGGGCAATTTCGACCATCATTTGGTCAGCAGGCTGTTGTCTGCCAAAAAATGTAAACTGtcaatttgattttttttaatccaacAAGTCCTTGAACAGCCAGAATATACTGATCTTATGTGTATGGTCAGCTTTAGGTTTCTTATTTCTTTTGATAGATTGTAAAATTTGAAACCTTTGGTGACATTCGGTAGCCAAGTTTCTTTTGTTTTCTCCTGTTCCGTGCTGTACACAAAATTAACTCACTCAATTCTCAAGAACAGTTGAAGTAGAGGTCAAATTTTATGGCTCGTTCATTTCATTACTGCATATATTTAATATAGTAGATGAAGGGCCATCTGGTTGTGCCCACCATTACGATGATAACTAATTAGTTAATATCTGTGACAATAGTACATGTGTACTGGTCAATGGGAATTACTCTTATATTTGTTCTTTCGTGTAGATCGCATTACTCCAGTAGTAAACTTTGGGAGTTGTCATGTTCTACTCATATCTGACCATGGCTCATTTTATGTTATACTCCAACCATTTTTATATTATTAAATATTTTATTATGAGAGAATTAGTGCACATGACTGGATCCTCTGCAATCTTGTAAGTGGGGGAGGTGCTAACTCATCGCTTTAATTATTGACATGGTTAAATTATGCATAGTGTGACAGGTTGGCCTTTGTATCTTACTTGCTTTAATTAGTAGCACAACCTGTGTAGCTGTCATTTGTTACTTCTGGATATGACTTGCCAACGCTGGATAAagacaggcaaaaaaaaatattagtgtTTTCCTAGTAAGATGTGCACACGGCCTGGCGTGACAAAAGAAGTAGCTGACAGTTGGGTGCTGACATGGAGGCTCACACAAAATGTTTCTGTTGAACTCACAAAATGCTTTTATTAACAAGAAAAGACAAATTTTGAGGGACAGCGCTCAATGGGCATTAGGGGGTTaataaaaatttgtttttttgagAGTTTCATAAAAAAACGTATTCCTTGttgggactcacctggtgtctgAGGTCCAACCCAATTAATCAGTCTGGCCGCAAATCGTCCCCTTTATTTAAGTTTTGCTATGTAAGTCAATTCATTCTACATATTAAATATGCTTGAAAATGGAGCTTCCTTACACCCCGAAACATGTTTCAACTTCAACATTTCCTGTGTTATCATTCTGTACCGGTATATCTGTTTTTATGGACCAATAAAAACTTCCCAGTCAAGACCTTGGATTGGATTTATACACACCGCTTGGAAACCTGTTTGGGGGGTCTCAAGGACAGAGATCTCCTCCAAAGTTAATTTTCCTTTGTTCTAATTCAACCTATCTCACTATTTCTTATGAGTGCAGGACCAACTTTTCCCCCCCATTATTAACAAGAAAGCACACAGGCTTACTGGTTACAACAACAGTTCTTACAAGAGGTTCATACTTGGTTACTGTGACAATGAAAGGCTGGCAGTAGTAGCTAGCAAGAGGATTTCCTTCCTCACTGACCAACTCAAAAAGTACCCCCTCTAGTTATTCTATTAAcatgtgtgagggattagcgtttaggatcggtagcaacctgggcataagcagtcagagacagtgacacataggataaagtctttagtccaggctttgcctgggtttatttccaagcaaacaaaagcaaaatacagccttaacatcaggcaaacataacataaatcctgctcgtctgagcacttactatacatgtagcgttcctgtctacacactgttaacaaatagctcctgcacacagccagcgaggactctcagacctgcaaaagtctcagctctcctgctggccctgtaggcccaggctttatatggcctggtaccagccccacctggtacgtgggagtgaccatcccacccttcactttggtcactccaggaaaagccggcccggattatgcggcttggaacCACTTACTCACTACAATGTGTTAGTGActtaatgccactaacactaaactgccggcttcctccaccgagcccaggctgctcggtgccACGCATCTGACCAAGCGCTCctcaaggcagcataggagagcatcctaggggAGATATACCTTCCCTctagcaccttgccggtcaccgtctcacacatGCTACAGACTTTACTTTCCCACGACCACAACCAGTAAGCCTGCGGTGCTCTATCTTGGACTTGTGTCATCATGGCTAACACAGCCTGGTTCTAACGCTTAATCCATCATAAACACATTCAGCTGACTCTTCCTATCCAACTCTGCTTTTATTAGCACGTGCTGAGCCTAATCTCCCCACTTTACTGTGCCTGGGGATTCCTTCTCTGATAACTTCACCACTTTAGACCGCCAGCCTGTTAAAAGTGTAACCAGCATGCTGTGAAGAGAAGCTGAATGCAGCTTCTTGTTAGGGGGTATGGATTTGGTACTCCTGCACTCTGCAGAGGGAAATTAAGTTATTATAGAGATAAAAGccatgtttaataaaaaaaaaaaaccttgtataTTCAGAACTATGCCTTGAATAGTGTTGCAGGCTGCAGCACTGAAGAACAGCCGTCCGCGTACTGAGCTGTATTCTGCTGTTTAGCTGAAGATGGATTTTCCTAAGCAATGGTCTTCAGCTGAATAGGATAGGGGCAGCCTGTGGTGACAGATTTTCTATTAAACAAGTTCAGAAGCTGTTCAATAAATGGGAAAAAGGGCTTAAAATTGCCCTTTCTTTACATTAGAAAAAACCTTGTGTAATCCTAAGTAAGAGAGAGGTTTTTACTAGAGTTGCTCAGCTATAGCAATACATATGTATATAATGGGGTACCCCCCTGCTTTTTGAACATTTTAGCTTGTTCATAGATTTCAGCTTGTTTGTGTGTACCTTTAATTGGTGGACGGATTCCTGGGGACAGGAGGTGGCAATGGCTTAGAGAGCTTGTATTAAGTAGCTCCTGGTTTTTGTTTTGGGTCCGCTATTgttatacgagggggtgctgataagtgttTGGCTTCACCCAGAAACgaaataggaagatgaaactttacatttattccatatactctccactgatgtcaacacacttcttacatcggtctTCCAagttctgtatcccttgcaaaaagaaggatttcggttgtgcctcaagccAGTCATTCATAGCTGCCATGGCATCATAAATTGTgtaaaatttggtacccttgaggtgtttcttcaggtttggaaacagatgatagtcggaaggAGCTatatctggtgaataaggtgggtggtcaaccagctggaagcctagctccaccagttttgccatggtcacttgtgcagtgtgagcagaggcatggtcttgcaggaacaagattcctttggacagcttgcgccgccttttggccttcagggctgccttcaattggtccaaaagttcaatgtaataccttgcattgatggtggaaccattttgaaggtagtccactagcagcacaccctccttatcccagaacacagacaccatcaccttagtggctgatttttgcaccctgaacttctttgggcgaggagaaccactgggcctccaatCTTTCGATTGCTCCttagtttcagggtcatacaaataaatctaggtctcatccatagtgaccagttgatcaaggaagttcttatcagtctggaaacgctgacaaatggaccaggaagttttcactcgcatgcttttctgatctggtgtcaaacatttggggacccactttgcagatagcttcttcatgttcaaatgttcatggataatgacacaaacaggttcacgagaaatccccatgatgtctactattcctttagctgaaattcgcagaTTCTCcaatatgaggttgtgcacagtatcaacgatctccagaacaacaacctctctcggtcgtccaggacgttcctcatcattggtgttgAAGTgccccgttttaaatttggcatcccagttcttaaccctttccaatccaatttgtatcctggttttcctagggggcttactctttctctgccattatacaacagcgctatatgctggctaaagccagtactgcatgaggtgacatattggataggctccgacagcagggatgctggcaatatacagtgagagaaccccgacggatgtcttacaacatcggagctgtacagccttaaatcataatgtcttaagacgtcagacagtggattggaaaggattaactgcagaatatgaagggcattgatcccccaatgtctgcgacatatcaccatgaatatcctttgcagaTTTTCCTTGcataaacaagaattttatcactcctctgctctcatttgctgtgaatatcatctcagactccgccattttgttctccgcatgcctagatcactgttgccataagctacatacacaaaattttgaaaacatatattagacacataaggcttaacatttgttaccatagaaacaaaaaaagaacacaaagccaaagacttatcagcagcccctcgta
The nucleotide sequence above comes from Eleutherodactylus coqui strain aEleCoq1 chromosome 2, aEleCoq1.hap1, whole genome shotgun sequence. Encoded proteins:
- the CPLX2 gene encoding complexin-2; the encoded protein is MDFVMKQALGGATKDMGKMLGGEEEKDPDAQKKEEERQEALRQQEEERKAKHARMEAEREKVRQQIRDKYGLKKKEEKEAEEKAAMEQPCEGSLTRPKKAIPAGCGDDDEEEEESILDTVLKYLPGPLQDMFKK